A genomic stretch from Coregonus clupeaformis isolate EN_2021a chromosome 23, ASM2061545v1, whole genome shotgun sequence includes:
- the LOC121536857 gene encoding immunoglobulin superfamily member 3 isoform X1: MGCLQPYMSNILFLLSGLIQWGGARVLVEVQSGPLYRVIGYPISISCNVSGFSNPLAHQDFRFSIYKPNKPTLEIRIISTDDKSYAMAVYGTRVRESGISLERLSVTSVLFHVKSLEEGDEGEYECYTPNSEAVYDGTYNAKITLKVIKDTLTTSSTGPVSFSLSEGDDLTLQCLASSNTFQHTHLSITWYHHGDGEASPRPIISLDRDLTVSPGQGFEGRYQAGLIVLDKLEEATYRLKMARIELSDAGRIYCQAQEWIQDPDRSWYPIAQKDAQATTLEVKAIVVAPDQGSGSMVVSMTVHKTQLQEGEELSLQCIVDAKGPVGRFFSVAWVKDNQELAQIGPTGVLSVGPEYSGRKRGGELRAVRTGEKTHLLTLRPVRTQDQGAYHCRAWPQERDGNGVFTQGSSQESTTETITITATESDLAVAMESQQVSVDEGDTLQLTCRVSGVNGQLSITWQHRSASMATGPFSDVISLSRVGVLEPGPEFGKRNLRTLRPTADTFTLELGEVTPSDAGAYQCTVSEWTTEANGNAKKTHSQTQNCSVEVHPVESLLKVDLSSRGVQVTEGGEVELVCRVRGPSLPVTVTWSLQREGPSAPDNILTLSYTGDITWRGDQSNYQLRATTGKRDVRYYLRIIKASHREAGRYQCVISAFLQGRHRKLQNSNPLGVLVQTPESVLTLSSSSSRLDQSVNTDIQMECSVAKATSNSSRFAVSWLAQKNGEGNKTVLSSDRDAVITLGVGLDTQQRISMRRREGRSFELTIRQARSWDNGTYYCVVEEWLQDPHGQWYKLPPSSAAMELRLQETVSDLSVNKTDLEMEVRQGAGVELTCTLTSGASDPASLYALTWFYMRRGSSSSPRVPLVILGRDGVLMYPENQDNQGLQDQKGRLIFSRPTHGTFLLGLQRALQGDSGVYQCQVDQYKLSHDGNWEQTASDQSGTADLTVKPIVSDLSVNKTDLEMEVRQGEGVELTCTLTSGASDPVSLYALTWFYMRRGSSSSPRVPLVILGRDGVLMYPENQDNQGLQDQKGRLIFSRPTHGTFLLGLQRAIQGDSGVYQCQVDQYKLNHDGNWEFSATEQSGTTNLTVRRPIEDESELLSDLGCAPGSVLGIFLPLVCILAILVMVLSIKLMRRGLAGNKKQADSLWAEENPLKPRPED; encoded by the exons ATGGGGTGTCTCCAGCCATACATGTCCAATATCCTGTTCCTCCTGAGTGGACTCATCCAATGGG GCGGGGCCAGGGTGCTTGTAGAGGTGCAGTCTGGCCCTCTGTATCGTGTGATTGGCTACCCTATCTCCATCTCCTGCAACGTGAGTGGCTTCTCTAACCCGTTGGCCCATCAGGACTTCAGATTCTCCATCTACAAGCCAAACAAACCCACCCTTGAGATCCGGATCATCAGCACAGATGACAAAAGTTATGCCATGGCGGTGTACGGTACCCGCGTCAGGGAAAGTGGCATCTCTCTGGAGCGCCTTTCAGTGACCTCGGTCCTCTTCCACGTGAAGAGtctggaggagggggacgagggcGAGTACGAGTGCTACACCCCAAACTCAGAAGCCGTATATGACGGGACGTACAATGCAAAGATCACATTGAAGG TGATCAAGGACACCCTTACCACCTCCTCCACTGGCCCCGTCTCCTTTAGCCTATCAGAGGGTGACGACCTAACCCTGCAATGTCTCGCCTCCAGCAACACCTTCCAGCACACCCACCTGTCCATCACCTGGTATCACCATGGAGACGGGGAGGCCTCGCCCCGCCCCATCATCTCTCTGGACCGTGATTTGACGGTGAGTCCGGGTCAGGGGTTTGAGGGTCGGTACCAGGCAGGGCTCATTGTTCTGGACAAGCTGGAGGAGGCCACCTACAGGCTGAAGATGGCCAGGATTGAGCTGTCCGATGCGGGGAGGATCTACTGCCAGGCCCAGGAGTGGATCCAAGACCCAGACCGGAGCTGGTACCCAATCGCCCAAAAAGACGCACAGGCAACCACATTGGAGGTCAAAGCCATAG tggtggcTCCAGACCAGGGCTCTGGTTCTATGGTGGTGAGTATGACTGTGCACAAAACACAGCTCCAGGAGGGGGAGGAGCTATCCTTGCAGTGCATTGTGGACGCAAAGGGCCCGGTGGGTCGGTTCTTCTCAGTGGCCTGGGTCAAGGACAACCAGGAGCTGGCCCAGATTGGGCCCACGGGGGTCCTGTCTGTGGGGCCGGAGTACAGTGGGCGAAAGAGAGGGGGTGAGCTGAGAGCTGTGCGGACGGGGGAGAAGACACACCTGCTCACCCTGCGGCCCGTCAGAACCCAGGACCAGGGAGCGTACCACTGCAGGGCCTGGCCACAGGAGAGGGATGGGAATGGGGTCTTCACACAGGGATCCAGCCAGGAGTCCACCACCGAGACTATCACCATCACAGCTACAG AAAGTGATTTGGCTGTTGCCATGGAGAGCCaacaggtgagtgttgacgaaGGGGACACGCTACAACTCACCTGTAGAGTGAGCGGAGTCAACGGTCAGCTCTCCATCACCTGGCAACACAGATCAGCCTCAATGGCAACCGGCCCCTTCAGTGATGTTATCAGCCTGAGCCGGGTGGGTGTGCTAGAACCGGGGCCAGAGTTTGGGAAGCGGAATCTTCGTACACTCCGTCCCACAGCAGACACATTCACCCTGGAGCTGGGTGAGGTCACGCCCTCTGATGCAGGAGCCTATCAGTGCACCGTCTCTGAGTGGACCACGGAAGCCAATGGCAACGCCAAGAAAACCCACAGCCAAACACAGAACTGCAGCGTAGAGGTCCATCCCGTGG AGTCTCTGCTGAAGGTGGACCTGAGTAGTCGTGGTGTCCAGGTGACAGAGGGGGGTGAGGTGGAGCTGGTGTGTCGGGTTCGAGGGCCCTCCCTCCCGGTTACTGTAACGTGGAGCCTGCAGCGTGAGGGGCCGTCTGCCCCGGACAACATCCTGACCCTGTCGTACACTGGTGACATCACGTGGCGTGGCGACCAGAGTAACTACCAGTTGAGGGCGACCACCGGGAAGAGGGATGTTCGTTACTACCTCCGTATCATCAAAGCGAGCCACAGGGAGGCGGGGCGCTACCAGTGTGTGATCTCAGCGTTTCTGCAAGGGAGACACAGGAAGCTGCAGAACTCCAACCCGCTGGGTGTGCTGGTCCAGACTCCAG aGAGTGTACTCACCTTGTCCTCTAGCTCCTCCCGTCTGGATCAGAGTGTCAACACAGACATACAGATGGAATGCTCCGTTGCCAAAGCAACCTCTAACTCATCCCGCTTCGCTGTCAGCTGGTTGGCCCAGAAGAACGGGGAGGGGAATAAGACAGTCCTCAGCTCAGACCGTGATGCTGTGATAACGCTAGGGGTGGGATTAGACACACAACAGCGAATCAGCATGAGAAGACGTGAGGGGCGGAGCTTCGAGCTGACCATTCGACAGGCCCGTAGCTGGGACAATGGGACGTACTACTGCGTGGTGGAGGAGTGGCTACAGGATCCTCACGGCCAATGGTACAAGCTCCCGCCCTCTTCTGCAGCCATGGAACTCCGCCTACAAGAGACAG tgagtgACCTCAGTGTTAACAAAACAGATCTGGAGATGGAGGTCAGACAGGGGGCGGGGGTGGAGCTGACTTGCACTTTGACCTCTGGTGCTTCTGACCCCGCCTCTCTCTACGCCCTCACCTGGTTCTACATGAGGCGtggctcttcctcctctcccaggGTTCCCCTGGTGATTCTGGGCCGTGATGGTGTCCTGATGTACCCTGAGAACCAGGACAACCAGGGGCTACAGGACCAGAAGGGGAGGCTGATATTCTCCAGACCCACTCATGGTACCTTTCTGCTGGGTCTGCAGAGAGCTCTTCAGGGTGACAGTGGAGTCTACCAGTGCCAAGTGGACCAGTACAAGCTCAGTCATGACGGCAACTGGGAACAGACCGCTTCAGACCAATCAGGCACAGCTGACCTCACTGTAAAACCAATAG tgagtgACCTCAGTGTTAACAAGACAGATCTGGAGATGGAGGTCAGACAAGGGGAGGGGGTGGAGCTGACTTGCACTTTGACCTCTGGTGCTTCTGACCCCGTCTCTCTCTACGCCCTCACCTGGTTCTACATGAGGCGtggctcttcctcctctcccaggGTTCCCCTGGTGATTCTGGGCCGTGATGGTGTCCTGATGTACCCTGAGAACCAGGACAACCAGGGGCTACAGGACCAGAAGGGGAGGCTGATATTCTCCAGACCCACTCATGGTACCTTTCTGCTGGGTCTGCAGAGAGCTATTCAGGGTGACAGTGGAGTCTACCAGTGCCAAGTGGACCAGTACAAGCTCAATCATGACGGCAACTGGGAATTTAGTGCCACCGAGCAATCAGGAACAACCAACCTCACTGTACGACGACCAATAG AAGATGAGTCTGAGTTGCTGTCTGATCTAGGATGCGCCCCTGGATCAGTTCTAGGCATCTTCCTCCCTCTTGTCTGTATCCTGGCGATTCTCGTCATGGTGCTGTCAATCAAGCTGATGCGGCGGGGCTTAGCGGGAAACAAGAAACAGGCAGACTCTCTGTGGGCGGAGGAAAACCCACTGAAGCCACGCCCAGAAGACTga
- the LOC121536857 gene encoding immunoglobulin superfamily member 3 isoform X3, with translation MMLRFSSYQCPGGARVLVEVQSGPLYRVIGYPISISCNVSGFSNPLAHQDFRFSIYKPNKPTLEIRIISTDDKSYAMAVYGTRVRESGISLERLSVTSVLFHVKSLEEGDEGEYECYTPNSEAVYDGTYNAKITLKVIKDTLTTSSTGPVSFSLSEGDDLTLQCLASSNTFQHTHLSITWYHHGDGEASPRPIISLDRDLTVSPGQGFEGRYQAGLIVLDKLEEATYRLKMARIELSDAGRIYCQAQEWIQDPDRSWYPIAQKDAQATTLEVKAIVVAPDQGSGSMVVSMTVHKTQLQEGEELSLQCIVDAKGPVGRFFSVAWVKDNQELAQIGPTGVLSVGPEYSGRKRGGELRAVRTGEKTHLLTLRPVRTQDQGAYHCRAWPQERDGNGVFTQGSSQESTTETITITATESDLAVAMESQQVSVDEGDTLQLTCRVSGVNGQLSITWQHRSASMATGPFSDVISLSRVGVLEPGPEFGKRNLRTLRPTADTFTLELGEVTPSDAGAYQCTVSEWTTEANGNAKKTHSQTQNCSVEVHPVESLLKVDLSSRGVQVTEGGEVELVCRVRGPSLPVTVTWSLQREGPSAPDNILTLSYTGDITWRGDQSNYQLRATTGKRDVRYYLRIIKASHREAGRYQCVISAFLQGRHRKLQNSNPLGVLVQTPESVLTLSSSSSRLDQSVNTDIQMECSVAKATSNSSRFAVSWLAQKNGEGNKTVLSSDRDAVITLGVGLDTQQRISMRRREGRSFELTIRQARSWDNGTYYCVVEEWLQDPHGQWYKLPPSSAAMELRLQETVSDLSVNKTDLEMEVRQGAGVELTCTLTSGASDPASLYALTWFYMRRGSSSSPRVPLVILGRDGVLMYPENQDNQGLQDQKGRLIFSRPTHGTFLLGLQRALQGDSGVYQCQVDQYKLSHDGNWEQTASDQSGTADLTVKPIVSDLSVNKTDLEMEVRQGEGVELTCTLTSGASDPVSLYALTWFYMRRGSSSSPRVPLVILGRDGVLMYPENQDNQGLQDQKGRLIFSRPTHGTFLLGLQRAIQGDSGVYQCQVDQYKLNHDGNWEFSATEQSGTTNLTVRRPIEDESELLSDLGCAPGSVLGIFLPLVCILAILVMVLSIKLMRRGLAGNKKQADSLWAEENPLKPRPED, from the exons ATGATGCTCAGATTCAGCTCATACCAATGCCCAG GCGGGGCCAGGGTGCTTGTAGAGGTGCAGTCTGGCCCTCTGTATCGTGTGATTGGCTACCCTATCTCCATCTCCTGCAACGTGAGTGGCTTCTCTAACCCGTTGGCCCATCAGGACTTCAGATTCTCCATCTACAAGCCAAACAAACCCACCCTTGAGATCCGGATCATCAGCACAGATGACAAAAGTTATGCCATGGCGGTGTACGGTACCCGCGTCAGGGAAAGTGGCATCTCTCTGGAGCGCCTTTCAGTGACCTCGGTCCTCTTCCACGTGAAGAGtctggaggagggggacgagggcGAGTACGAGTGCTACACCCCAAACTCAGAAGCCGTATATGACGGGACGTACAATGCAAAGATCACATTGAAGG TGATCAAGGACACCCTTACCACCTCCTCCACTGGCCCCGTCTCCTTTAGCCTATCAGAGGGTGACGACCTAACCCTGCAATGTCTCGCCTCCAGCAACACCTTCCAGCACACCCACCTGTCCATCACCTGGTATCACCATGGAGACGGGGAGGCCTCGCCCCGCCCCATCATCTCTCTGGACCGTGATTTGACGGTGAGTCCGGGTCAGGGGTTTGAGGGTCGGTACCAGGCAGGGCTCATTGTTCTGGACAAGCTGGAGGAGGCCACCTACAGGCTGAAGATGGCCAGGATTGAGCTGTCCGATGCGGGGAGGATCTACTGCCAGGCCCAGGAGTGGATCCAAGACCCAGACCGGAGCTGGTACCCAATCGCCCAAAAAGACGCACAGGCAACCACATTGGAGGTCAAAGCCATAG tggtggcTCCAGACCAGGGCTCTGGTTCTATGGTGGTGAGTATGACTGTGCACAAAACACAGCTCCAGGAGGGGGAGGAGCTATCCTTGCAGTGCATTGTGGACGCAAAGGGCCCGGTGGGTCGGTTCTTCTCAGTGGCCTGGGTCAAGGACAACCAGGAGCTGGCCCAGATTGGGCCCACGGGGGTCCTGTCTGTGGGGCCGGAGTACAGTGGGCGAAAGAGAGGGGGTGAGCTGAGAGCTGTGCGGACGGGGGAGAAGACACACCTGCTCACCCTGCGGCCCGTCAGAACCCAGGACCAGGGAGCGTACCACTGCAGGGCCTGGCCACAGGAGAGGGATGGGAATGGGGTCTTCACACAGGGATCCAGCCAGGAGTCCACCACCGAGACTATCACCATCACAGCTACAG AAAGTGATTTGGCTGTTGCCATGGAGAGCCaacaggtgagtgttgacgaaGGGGACACGCTACAACTCACCTGTAGAGTGAGCGGAGTCAACGGTCAGCTCTCCATCACCTGGCAACACAGATCAGCCTCAATGGCAACCGGCCCCTTCAGTGATGTTATCAGCCTGAGCCGGGTGGGTGTGCTAGAACCGGGGCCAGAGTTTGGGAAGCGGAATCTTCGTACACTCCGTCCCACAGCAGACACATTCACCCTGGAGCTGGGTGAGGTCACGCCCTCTGATGCAGGAGCCTATCAGTGCACCGTCTCTGAGTGGACCACGGAAGCCAATGGCAACGCCAAGAAAACCCACAGCCAAACACAGAACTGCAGCGTAGAGGTCCATCCCGTGG AGTCTCTGCTGAAGGTGGACCTGAGTAGTCGTGGTGTCCAGGTGACAGAGGGGGGTGAGGTGGAGCTGGTGTGTCGGGTTCGAGGGCCCTCCCTCCCGGTTACTGTAACGTGGAGCCTGCAGCGTGAGGGGCCGTCTGCCCCGGACAACATCCTGACCCTGTCGTACACTGGTGACATCACGTGGCGTGGCGACCAGAGTAACTACCAGTTGAGGGCGACCACCGGGAAGAGGGATGTTCGTTACTACCTCCGTATCATCAAAGCGAGCCACAGGGAGGCGGGGCGCTACCAGTGTGTGATCTCAGCGTTTCTGCAAGGGAGACACAGGAAGCTGCAGAACTCCAACCCGCTGGGTGTGCTGGTCCAGACTCCAG aGAGTGTACTCACCTTGTCCTCTAGCTCCTCCCGTCTGGATCAGAGTGTCAACACAGACATACAGATGGAATGCTCCGTTGCCAAAGCAACCTCTAACTCATCCCGCTTCGCTGTCAGCTGGTTGGCCCAGAAGAACGGGGAGGGGAATAAGACAGTCCTCAGCTCAGACCGTGATGCTGTGATAACGCTAGGGGTGGGATTAGACACACAACAGCGAATCAGCATGAGAAGACGTGAGGGGCGGAGCTTCGAGCTGACCATTCGACAGGCCCGTAGCTGGGACAATGGGACGTACTACTGCGTGGTGGAGGAGTGGCTACAGGATCCTCACGGCCAATGGTACAAGCTCCCGCCCTCTTCTGCAGCCATGGAACTCCGCCTACAAGAGACAG tgagtgACCTCAGTGTTAACAAAACAGATCTGGAGATGGAGGTCAGACAGGGGGCGGGGGTGGAGCTGACTTGCACTTTGACCTCTGGTGCTTCTGACCCCGCCTCTCTCTACGCCCTCACCTGGTTCTACATGAGGCGtggctcttcctcctctcccaggGTTCCCCTGGTGATTCTGGGCCGTGATGGTGTCCTGATGTACCCTGAGAACCAGGACAACCAGGGGCTACAGGACCAGAAGGGGAGGCTGATATTCTCCAGACCCACTCATGGTACCTTTCTGCTGGGTCTGCAGAGAGCTCTTCAGGGTGACAGTGGAGTCTACCAGTGCCAAGTGGACCAGTACAAGCTCAGTCATGACGGCAACTGGGAACAGACCGCTTCAGACCAATCAGGCACAGCTGACCTCACTGTAAAACCAATAG tgagtgACCTCAGTGTTAACAAGACAGATCTGGAGATGGAGGTCAGACAAGGGGAGGGGGTGGAGCTGACTTGCACTTTGACCTCTGGTGCTTCTGACCCCGTCTCTCTCTACGCCCTCACCTGGTTCTACATGAGGCGtggctcttcctcctctcccaggGTTCCCCTGGTGATTCTGGGCCGTGATGGTGTCCTGATGTACCCTGAGAACCAGGACAACCAGGGGCTACAGGACCAGAAGGGGAGGCTGATATTCTCCAGACCCACTCATGGTACCTTTCTGCTGGGTCTGCAGAGAGCTATTCAGGGTGACAGTGGAGTCTACCAGTGCCAAGTGGACCAGTACAAGCTCAATCATGACGGCAACTGGGAATTTAGTGCCACCGAGCAATCAGGAACAACCAACCTCACTGTACGACGACCAATAG AAGATGAGTCTGAGTTGCTGTCTGATCTAGGATGCGCCCCTGGATCAGTTCTAGGCATCTTCCTCCCTCTTGTCTGTATCCTGGCGATTCTCGTCATGGTGCTGTCAATCAAGCTGATGCGGCGGGGCTTAGCGGGAAACAAGAAACAGGCAGACTCTCTGTGGGCGGAGGAAAACCCACTGAAGCCACGCCCAGAAGACTga
- the LOC121536857 gene encoding immunoglobulin superfamily member 3 isoform X2 yields MGCLQPYMSNILFLLSGLIQWGGARVLVEVQSGPLYRVIGYPISISCNVSGFSNPLAHQDFRFSIYKPNKPTLEIRIISTDDKSYAMAVYGTRVRESGISLERLSVTSVLFHVKSLEEGDEGEYECYTPNSEAVYDGTYNAKITLKVIKDTLTTSSTGPVSFSLSEGDDLTLQCLASSNTFQHTHLSITWYHHGDGEASPRPIISLDRDLTVSPGQGFEGRYQAGLIVLDKLEEATYRLKMARIELSDAGRIYCQAQEWIQDPDRSWYPIAQKDAQATTLEVKAIVVAPDQGSGSMVVSMTVHKTQLQEGEELSLQCIVDAKGPVGRFFSVAWVKDNQELAQIGPTGVLSVGPEYSGRKRGGELRAVRTGEKTHLLTLRPVRTQDQGAYHCRAWPQERDGNGVFTQGSSQESTTETITITATESDLAVAMESQQVSVDEGDTLQLTCRVSGVNGQLSITWQHRSASMATGPFSDVISLSRVGVLEPGPEFGKRNLRTLRPTADTFTLELGEVTPSDAGAYQCTVSEWTTEANGNAKKTHSQTQNCSVEVHPVESLLKVDLSSRGVQVTEGGEVELVCRVRGPSLPVTVTWSLQREGPSAPDNILTLSYTGDITWRGDQSNYQLRATTGKRDVRYYLRIIKASHREAGRYQCVISAFLQGRHRKLQNSNPLGVLVQTPESVLTLSSSSSRLDQSVNTDIQMECSVAKATSNSSRFAVSWLAQKNGEGNKTVLSSDRDAVITLGVGLDTQQRISMRRREGRSFELTIRQARSWDNGTYYCVVEEWLQDPHGQWYKLPPSSAAMELRLQETVSDLSVNKTDLEMEVRQGAGVELTCTLTSGASDPASLYALTWFYMRRGSSSSPRVPLVILGRDGVLMYPENQDNQGLQDQKGRLIFSRPTHGTFLLGLQRALQGDSGVYQCQVDQYKLSHDGNWEQTASDQSGTADLTVKPIVSDLSVNKTDLEMEVRQGEGVELTCTLTSGASDPVSLYALTWFYMRRGSSSSPRVPLVILGRDGVLMYPENQDNQGLQDQKGRLIFSRPTHGTFLLGLQRAIQGDSGVYQCQVDQYKLNHDGNWEFSATEQSGTTNLTVRRPIDESELLSDLGCAPGSVLGIFLPLVCILAILVMVLSIKLMRRGLAGNKKQADSLWAEENPLKPRPED; encoded by the exons ATGGGGTGTCTCCAGCCATACATGTCCAATATCCTGTTCCTCCTGAGTGGACTCATCCAATGGG GCGGGGCCAGGGTGCTTGTAGAGGTGCAGTCTGGCCCTCTGTATCGTGTGATTGGCTACCCTATCTCCATCTCCTGCAACGTGAGTGGCTTCTCTAACCCGTTGGCCCATCAGGACTTCAGATTCTCCATCTACAAGCCAAACAAACCCACCCTTGAGATCCGGATCATCAGCACAGATGACAAAAGTTATGCCATGGCGGTGTACGGTACCCGCGTCAGGGAAAGTGGCATCTCTCTGGAGCGCCTTTCAGTGACCTCGGTCCTCTTCCACGTGAAGAGtctggaggagggggacgagggcGAGTACGAGTGCTACACCCCAAACTCAGAAGCCGTATATGACGGGACGTACAATGCAAAGATCACATTGAAGG TGATCAAGGACACCCTTACCACCTCCTCCACTGGCCCCGTCTCCTTTAGCCTATCAGAGGGTGACGACCTAACCCTGCAATGTCTCGCCTCCAGCAACACCTTCCAGCACACCCACCTGTCCATCACCTGGTATCACCATGGAGACGGGGAGGCCTCGCCCCGCCCCATCATCTCTCTGGACCGTGATTTGACGGTGAGTCCGGGTCAGGGGTTTGAGGGTCGGTACCAGGCAGGGCTCATTGTTCTGGACAAGCTGGAGGAGGCCACCTACAGGCTGAAGATGGCCAGGATTGAGCTGTCCGATGCGGGGAGGATCTACTGCCAGGCCCAGGAGTGGATCCAAGACCCAGACCGGAGCTGGTACCCAATCGCCCAAAAAGACGCACAGGCAACCACATTGGAGGTCAAAGCCATAG tggtggcTCCAGACCAGGGCTCTGGTTCTATGGTGGTGAGTATGACTGTGCACAAAACACAGCTCCAGGAGGGGGAGGAGCTATCCTTGCAGTGCATTGTGGACGCAAAGGGCCCGGTGGGTCGGTTCTTCTCAGTGGCCTGGGTCAAGGACAACCAGGAGCTGGCCCAGATTGGGCCCACGGGGGTCCTGTCTGTGGGGCCGGAGTACAGTGGGCGAAAGAGAGGGGGTGAGCTGAGAGCTGTGCGGACGGGGGAGAAGACACACCTGCTCACCCTGCGGCCCGTCAGAACCCAGGACCAGGGAGCGTACCACTGCAGGGCCTGGCCACAGGAGAGGGATGGGAATGGGGTCTTCACACAGGGATCCAGCCAGGAGTCCACCACCGAGACTATCACCATCACAGCTACAG AAAGTGATTTGGCTGTTGCCATGGAGAGCCaacaggtgagtgttgacgaaGGGGACACGCTACAACTCACCTGTAGAGTGAGCGGAGTCAACGGTCAGCTCTCCATCACCTGGCAACACAGATCAGCCTCAATGGCAACCGGCCCCTTCAGTGATGTTATCAGCCTGAGCCGGGTGGGTGTGCTAGAACCGGGGCCAGAGTTTGGGAAGCGGAATCTTCGTACACTCCGTCCCACAGCAGACACATTCACCCTGGAGCTGGGTGAGGTCACGCCCTCTGATGCAGGAGCCTATCAGTGCACCGTCTCTGAGTGGACCACGGAAGCCAATGGCAACGCCAAGAAAACCCACAGCCAAACACAGAACTGCAGCGTAGAGGTCCATCCCGTGG AGTCTCTGCTGAAGGTGGACCTGAGTAGTCGTGGTGTCCAGGTGACAGAGGGGGGTGAGGTGGAGCTGGTGTGTCGGGTTCGAGGGCCCTCCCTCCCGGTTACTGTAACGTGGAGCCTGCAGCGTGAGGGGCCGTCTGCCCCGGACAACATCCTGACCCTGTCGTACACTGGTGACATCACGTGGCGTGGCGACCAGAGTAACTACCAGTTGAGGGCGACCACCGGGAAGAGGGATGTTCGTTACTACCTCCGTATCATCAAAGCGAGCCACAGGGAGGCGGGGCGCTACCAGTGTGTGATCTCAGCGTTTCTGCAAGGGAGACACAGGAAGCTGCAGAACTCCAACCCGCTGGGTGTGCTGGTCCAGACTCCAG aGAGTGTACTCACCTTGTCCTCTAGCTCCTCCCGTCTGGATCAGAGTGTCAACACAGACATACAGATGGAATGCTCCGTTGCCAAAGCAACCTCTAACTCATCCCGCTTCGCTGTCAGCTGGTTGGCCCAGAAGAACGGGGAGGGGAATAAGACAGTCCTCAGCTCAGACCGTGATGCTGTGATAACGCTAGGGGTGGGATTAGACACACAACAGCGAATCAGCATGAGAAGACGTGAGGGGCGGAGCTTCGAGCTGACCATTCGACAGGCCCGTAGCTGGGACAATGGGACGTACTACTGCGTGGTGGAGGAGTGGCTACAGGATCCTCACGGCCAATGGTACAAGCTCCCGCCCTCTTCTGCAGCCATGGAACTCCGCCTACAAGAGACAG tgagtgACCTCAGTGTTAACAAAACAGATCTGGAGATGGAGGTCAGACAGGGGGCGGGGGTGGAGCTGACTTGCACTTTGACCTCTGGTGCTTCTGACCCCGCCTCTCTCTACGCCCTCACCTGGTTCTACATGAGGCGtggctcttcctcctctcccaggGTTCCCCTGGTGATTCTGGGCCGTGATGGTGTCCTGATGTACCCTGAGAACCAGGACAACCAGGGGCTACAGGACCAGAAGGGGAGGCTGATATTCTCCAGACCCACTCATGGTACCTTTCTGCTGGGTCTGCAGAGAGCTCTTCAGGGTGACAGTGGAGTCTACCAGTGCCAAGTGGACCAGTACAAGCTCAGTCATGACGGCAACTGGGAACAGACCGCTTCAGACCAATCAGGCACAGCTGACCTCACTGTAAAACCAATAG tgagtgACCTCAGTGTTAACAAGACAGATCTGGAGATGGAGGTCAGACAAGGGGAGGGGGTGGAGCTGACTTGCACTTTGACCTCTGGTGCTTCTGACCCCGTCTCTCTCTACGCCCTCACCTGGTTCTACATGAGGCGtggctcttcctcctctcccaggGTTCCCCTGGTGATTCTGGGCCGTGATGGTGTCCTGATGTACCCTGAGAACCAGGACAACCAGGGGCTACAGGACCAGAAGGGGAGGCTGATATTCTCCAGACCCACTCATGGTACCTTTCTGCTGGGTCTGCAGAGAGCTATTCAGGGTGACAGTGGAGTCTACCAGTGCCAAGTGGACCAGTACAAGCTCAATCATGACGGCAACTGGGAATTTAGTGCCACCGAGCAATCAGGAACAACCAACCTCACTGTACGACGACCAATAG ATGAGTCTGAGTTGCTGTCTGATCTAGGATGCGCCCCTGGATCAGTTCTAGGCATCTTCCTCCCTCTTGTCTGTATCCTGGCGATTCTCGTCATGGTGCTGTCAATCAAGCTGATGCGGCGGGGCTTAGCGGGAAACAAGAAACAGGCAGACTCTCTGTGGGCGGAGGAAAACCCACTGAAGCCACGCCCAGAAGACTga